TTACCAACAAGTATTGAAATTCAACCATTATATCTTTGTGTATGCTTTTAATTGTTGTGTTGAACATTCTCTGAGTCCcttttttgttctgtttttgaGCTGATATGAGTGGTTATTACTTATTTGGATGCTAATCTAAAATTTCAattattcattaaaataaattttaaaaaaatcttaaatttaaTCTAAGAATTTGCCCTGAAATGTTTTCTGTATAACCCTATGACACCATTCGCCATTCCTGAAGGTTTTTTTTATGCCTCTTTAACAAATTAAGGCCACAAATTTTGACTAAAATTTTCCCTTGTCTAATTGAAATTGTGAAATAGACTTGATACTAGAATCTATATTAGATTATGTGATTGCAATTTGACATATTGACTTCATACATTGATTTTGCTATGAAAACTTAGACATGAATCTTCTGATAGAAAGAATTGATGACATCATTAGTACTTTAGCTGAGAAATTTTAATGCTTTGAAGTCAAAGGGTATTGATTGATCCTGGAGAGTTTCTGTTGTTATCATGCATTCTTCTTAAATGTTTTGTATGCATTGTTTGTTTCTGTTAGATTCTTCATTGCATATATGAGTTTTCATTCTTGTGTTAGTTTGTTTGTTAACTTTTCTTATTGGATTAATCATTTTCTTATGTCTCCTCTGATCCTTCTTGATAGATACTACTTTGTTTCACAGTGAATTGATGCATTGAATTGTCATGAATTTTCCAGAGACATTATGAAGATTTCAAGTTTCAAGAAACCGGATGTCGGATATTCACTTGGAAATGAAGGATAGGCAACGGTGGAGAGCGGAAGAGGATGCATTATTACGCGCTTATGTCAAACAGTACGGTCCTAGGGAATGGAACCTTGTATCTCAGCGCATGAACACGCCTCTTAATAGGGACGCAAAATCGTGTTTAGAAAGGTGGAAGAATTATCTCAAGCCAGGTATTAAGAAAGGATCTCTCACTGAGGAAGAACAACGCCTTGTCATTAGCCTTCAAGCAACACACGGAAACAAATGGAAGAAAATCGCCGCGCAAGTCCCTGGTCGCACTGCTAAGAGGTTAGGGAAGTGGTGGGAAGTATTCAAAGAGAAGCAACaaagagaaacaaaaggtaGTATTAACAGAACCGTCGACCCGATTAACGATAGCAAGTACGAACATATACTCGAAAGTTTTGCCGAGAAACTAGTAAAAGAGAGACCTTCACCTTCGTTTGTCATGGCTGCATCCAACAGTTCATATCTGCATACCGATGCACCACCAACACCGGGATTGCTTCCTTCATGGCTTTCGAATTCCAACAATGCCGCACCTGTTAGGCCAAATTCACCATCAGTGACATTAAGCCTCTCTCCATCGACAGTTACAGCGCCTCCTCCGTGGATGCAGCAGCCCGTACGAGGACCAGACAACACGCCTCTTGTCCTTGGAAACGTAGCTCCTCATGGAGCTGTTCTATCTTACGGTGAAAACATGGTAATGTCTGAGTTGGTGGATTGCTGTAAGGAGTTGGAAGAAGTGCATCATGCATTAGCAGCACATAAGAAAGAGGCGGCGTGGAGGTTAAGCCGAGTGGAGCTGCAGTTGGAATCGGAGAAAGCTAGTCGAAGAAGGGAGAAGATGGAGGAAATTGAAGCGAAGATAAAAGCTTTAAGGGAGGAACAAGCGGTTGCGTTGGATAGAATTGAAGGAGAATATAAGGAACAGTTAGCAGGATTGAGAAGAGATGCAGAAACCAAAGAGCAGAAACTGACCGAACAATGGGCTGCAAAGCATTTGCGCCTTACGAAGTTTCTAGAACAAGTAGGGTGTAGATCAAGGCTTGCTGAACAAAATGGAAGATAAAGAGAGACAGAAACATCATTTTCAGCATTGTGATCTAATCAAGGTTTTGTGTCTTTGAGTTATATGCAGTTTTATGGTACTTGTTAGTTTTGGTCTTATTcctatttggaaaaaaaatgttattatagATGCCTATTAATATCCTATATTTTCATACAAGTTGAGGAATTTTCATTTGCATTAGTGGTTGATGTAGTGCATAGTTACTACATTAATCTTTATGGAGATGAACAATCTTATATTCATATGCCTTAGTATGTTTATCtaatggttttttatttttgggtttcTTTTGTAATAATCAATCAACTTTGTGAAGAAGTGTTATGATATATGGTTTTATGCACTTTATTTCATAATTGAAGATGAACTTGTAAAATAAGTACTTGAAGATACCAATTTTTGCATGTCATGTTAAGAGTTTCACATTAGTTGAAATAAGGTTCGAACTTATTTCCATGTGATGGATAATCCTCAACTTACAAAtcgatttttaaaaatacactcAAATTTAAGATATTAGAAGAGaggtcttataaaaaaaaacaaagaaaaaaagatattaGAAGAGAGGTTGAGATTCAACATTAGTTGAAATATTTTAGAGATCATAAGACAAGATATCattgaaaataaatacaatcaaataaaccACACAAAAGACAACTACCCTGGACCTGG
This genomic interval from Trifolium pratense cultivar HEN17-A07 linkage group LG6, ARS_RC_1.1, whole genome shotgun sequence contains the following:
- the LOC123888006 gene encoding transcription factor AS1, coding for MSDIHLEMKDRQRWRAEEDALLRAYVKQYGPREWNLVSQRMNTPLNRDAKSCLERWKNYLKPGIKKGSLTEEEQRLVISLQATHGNKWKKIAAQVPGRTAKRLGKWWEVFKEKQQRETKGSINRTVDPINDSKYEHILESFAEKLVKERPSPSFVMAASNSSYLHTDAPPTPGLLPSWLSNSNNAAPVRPNSPSVTLSLSPSTVTAPPPWMQQPVRGPDNTPLVLGNVAPHGAVLSYGENMVMSELVDCCKELEEVHHALAAHKKEAAWRLSRVELQLESEKASRRREKMEEIEAKIKALREEQAVALDRIEGEYKEQLAGLRRDAETKEQKLTEQWAAKHLRLTKFLEQVGCRSRLAEQNGR